In Artemia franciscana chromosome 4, ASM3288406v1, whole genome shotgun sequence, a single window of DNA contains:
- the LOC136025724 gene encoding uncharacterized protein LOC136025724 translates to MDLINYPIKTRQSTFNTNPATDEHQYHDITVSKAKPKDWLSWKETLMQSVPHSPEDMDFKQWRHPKKTFESSQSSQESFNSPEPRNQQDESISKPSTSRGEEIYESQAGSTPKSQTSTSREPDTISTSTSSSDTDSESDANKFKDSEGIRPHSATAQAKKAQLKGQKFLKKQYKKFDLISLAKPKKKTAPSEEKVTTRSGRVIKEPDRLDYK, encoded by the coding sequence ATGGACCTTATTAATTACCCAATTAAAACTAGACAAAGTACATTTAATACTAATCCAGCTACTGATGAACACCAGTATCACGATATAACCGTTTCaaaagcaaaaccaaaggactggTTATCTTGGAAGGAAACCCTGATGCAATCAGTTCCGCACTCCCCGGAAGATATGGATTTCAAGCAATGGAGGCACCCCAAGAAGACATTTGAATCCTCCCAAAGCTCCCAAGAATCCTTCAATTCTCCTGAGCCAAGAAATCAACAGGACGAATCAATCAGTAAACCCTCTACTTCGCGAGGAGAAGAAATTTACGAAAGTCAAGCAGGGTCAACACCTAAATCTCAAACTTCTACTTCAAGAGAACCAGATACTATATCTACATCTACTAGTTCCTCAGATACTGACAGTGAATCAGACGCCAATAAGTTCAAGGACTCGGAAGGAATAAGACCACACAGTGCAACGGCCCAAGCAAAAAAGGCACAACTGAAAGGTcaaaaattccttaagaaacaatacaaaaaatttgacttaatatCGCTAGCAAAACCGAAGAAGAAAACAGCGCCTTCAGAAGAAAAGGTAACAACCAGATCGGGCCGTGTTATAAAAGAACCAGACAGATtagattataaataa